In the Mycolicibacter minnesotensis genome, GCGGCTGGCGGCCGTCGCCTATTCCCTGCCTGCCGGGCTTTCACCCGCGCTCACCCGGCAGAGCCGACTCTGGCCGCGCGTAGCTCTGGCCGCGATGGGCGTTATCGAACTGGTGCTGGCCGCGGCACGGGGCAACACCGGCCGCATGGCGGAACCTGCGTTTCACGAGGGGCCGGTCAGTGCTGGGTTCCCGCTCACCGAGGTTGTCGCCTGGTCGAGCGCGGCCGGCCTGGCGATGCTGATCACCGCGATACGGCCTAGCCTTGGTACGGGCCTGGCCACGCTACTGGCGGCGTGCACCTCAGTGCTTGCCGTCCTTCTCGTCATCGGCGGTACTACGGGTGCTGCGACGTTCACCCTCCTCATCAGCTACCTGCCGATCGTCGCTGGCGCGGTTCTGGCAACCCAGGTGAGCCATCGCCCCCAGACCGCCTTAAGCAGGGTTGCTACCGCTCCGTCGCTGGCCGATATCCTGTTGCCAGACAAAGCCCGGCGTGGACGCAGGCGTGGGCATCTACACTCCGCTGACAACCCCGCCGCCTAAGCCTCCGGGTTCACATTCACCGGCGCATGTCCGGGACGAGAGGCGATAATGCGGACGGTATCGGGCACGGCAGCCACTTTTCGCGGCATCCACGTGTTGATCATCGGATACGTCACGGCGCTAGCAGGTTTGGTCGGCTACGCGCTCATCACACGTGATCGCCACTTCGCCGCCGCCGGAAACTCCTTTCCCGGCAATGCGACCAGTATCGCCGCCCTAACGGGCTATTTCACGGCAACCCTGTCCGGGATGGTCGTGCTCGGCTTACTCATCTACATCGTGGTGACCGCCCGCCCAGACAGTCGCGGGTTGATCGACGTGGACACATTTCGCGTACACGTCATCACCGAGCGCGTCGCGGCGCTGTGGGCGCTCACCGCTGTGGCGATGATCCCCTTGCAGGCGGCAAACACCAATGGGATCCCTGTATTGCGGCTGCTCGATTCGGGGGCGTTCTTCGACGCCCTCGGTGCCACCGAGACCGCGCGCGGTTGGGTAATCGTCGCCGCGTTCGCCGGCTTGATCGCACTGGCACTGCGCAGGACGGTCCGTTGGCTGGGCCACACCATGGTGCTGATCCCCGCACTGATCGCAGTCGTTGCCCTACCCGTGACCGGCAACGCCGGTCAGGGACCTAACCACGACTACTCGACCAGCGCCATGATCGTCTTCGTACCGGCCGTGGCGGTCGTCATTGGGATGAAGATGGGCGCGGCCCTGACGCCCCTCGCCCCTCTGGCCCGTCGGCGCGCCCTGCTGATCAGCTGGATTACCGGCGGGATCGCTATCCTTTACGGACTGGTGCTGCTGGCATTCCTGTTGGGTCCGACCACGCCGACTCAATCGGACTTCGGGATGCTGGCACTGCTTGCCGCCGGAGCCCTGGCCACTGTGTGGGTCGGAGACGTCATCGCCCTCCGCACGCGCAAAACTCCGACGGACCGCGCCGCAGTCATCGGTGCGCTGATCATGCTCGTTGTCGTCGCGGCCATATCGGCCATGGAGATCCAGGTGGCGCCGGCTCTGCTGGCCCGTCGCCTCAGCGCATGGGACGTTTTCTTGGGCTACGAACTGCCCGGATCGCCAACCGTGTTGCGCCTGTTGGCCTTCTGGCGCTTCGATCTGTTCATCGGCGCTGGGGCTATCGTGCTCGCCGGCCTGTACATCGCTGGTGCCACGCATCTGCGACGCAGAGGTGACGCATGGCCAATGGGACGGACCACGGC is a window encoding:
- a CDS encoding cytochrome c oxidase assembly protein, which encodes MRTVSGTAATFRGIHVLIIGYVTALAGLVGYALITRDRHFAAAGNSFPGNATSIAALTGYFTATLSGMVVLGLLIYIVVTARPDSRGLIDVDTFRVHVITERVAALWALTAVAMIPLQAANTNGIPVLRLLDSGAFFDALGATETARGWVIVAAFAGLIALALRRTVRWLGHTMVLIPALIAVVALPVTGNAGQGPNHDYSTSAMIVFVPAVAVVIGMKMGAALTPLAPLARRRALLISWITGGIAILYGLVLLAFLLGPTTPTQSDFGMLALLAAGALATVWVGDVIALRTRKTPTDRAAVIGALIMLVVVAAISAMEIQVAPALLARRLSAWDVFLGYELPGSPTVLRLLAFWRFDLFIGAGAIVLAGLYIAGATHLRRRGDAWPMGRTTAWLLGCMILVFVTSSGVGAYGAAMFSVHMSQHMVLNMLVPVLLVLGAPATLMLRTLPKAEPGQLPRPRDWLLLLLHSWPTRWLSHPAIAFTLFVGSLYVVYFTPLLDTLLRYHWGHQFMAVHFILTGYLFFWGIIGTDPGPRRLPFLGRLGLLFAVMPFHAFFGIALMTSAIALGARFYSKLQIPWLPDLIADQHLGGAIAWGSSELPVIIVIVALITLWARQDRRDAARSDRHAGADYATDELDAYNAMLRELARTRR